The sequence below is a genomic window from Methylotuvimicrobium alcaliphilum 20Z.
CATGCGTTGTGCCGGGTGCGTTGGAGCCGTTGAAACCGCCTTGGCGGAAGTTGAAGGCGTGGCCGAGGTTTCGGTCAATTTTGCCGATCATTCGGCTCAAGTCAAAGGCGATGCCGATCCGGACGCATTGACCAAGGCGGTAAAAGCGGCGGGTTACGATGCGGCCGTCATGGAAGGTTTGGATGAAGATCCCTCCGAACAGGAAGAACTCGAACTCAAACGCTATCGTTCGTTGATGAAAAAAGCCGCGGCGGCTGCCGCGTTGGGTATTCCGTTGATGTTGGGCGATCATTTCAACTGGCTGCCCGAAATCGGTTCGGAAGCCGGTCAATGGTTTTGGCCACAGCTTTCCTTGATGACCTTGGGTATTTTGATTTATTCAGGCTGGCATTTTTATAGCGGCGCGATCAAGTCGCTGTCTCACGGTCAGGCCAATATGGACACCTTAATCGCGCTGGGAACCGGTTCGGCTTGGTTGTATTCGTCGATCGTGATCGATTATTCCGATGCCTTGCCGTCGCTCGCCAAGCATGCTTATTTCGAAGCGGCCGTGATTATCTTGGCGTTCATCAATTTAGGTTCCGGTTTGGAAACCTTAGCGCGCGGCAAAACGTCGGGTGCGATTCGTCAGTTGATCGGGCTTCAACCGCGTACCGCGAGAGTCATCCGTGAAGGCAAGGAAATCGATATTCCGATTCACGATGTCGGGCTCGGCGAAATCTTGCGGGTCCGCCCCGGCGAAAAAATTCCGGTGGACGGAACGGTGACCGAAGGGCATTCGTCCGTCGATGAATCGATGTTGACAGGCGAACCCTTGCCGGTCGAAAAAACCGAAGGTTCATCGGTTGCCGCGGGCACGATGAATCAAAAAGGGAGTTTTATTTTTAAGGCGACGCGAATCGGCCGCGACACCGCGTTGGCTCAGATTATTAAAAGCGTGCGTCAGGCGCAAGGCAGCAAACCCGATATCGCGCGTTTGGCCGACAGGATTTCGAGTATTTTTGTGCCGGCCGTAGTTGCCTTATCTGTATTGACATTTCTTATATGGTTAGGCTTCGGTCCCGAGCCGTCCCTGGGGTATGCCTTCGTGACTTCGATGACGGTACTCGTCATCGCGTGTCCATGCGCATTGGGCTTGGCAACGCCGATTTCAGTCATGGTTTCGGTCGGACGGGCGGCACAAATGGGAATTTTGATTCGTAACGGGGAAGCCTTGCAGACGGCAGGTAAAATGACTTGTGTGATTCTCGATAAAACCGGCACGGTTACCGAAGGTAAACCGTCGGTTTCAACAATCGAGGCTGTGAACGGTTTTTCCGAAGAACAAGTGCTGCAAATCACTGCCAGTATCGAATCGGGTTCCGAGCATCCTTTGGCGGGAGCTATTTTGGCCGAAGCGGAGCGACGCGGTATCAAGCCGTCACGGGCACGGCGTTTCCAAGCCGTTGCAGGCCACGGAGTTTGCGCTGAAATCGATAAACGTCAGGTTTATTTCGGCAATACTGCGCTAATGGCGCAAAAAGATGTCGATTGCGCGGCTTATTCGGAGCCAATGCAAGCATTATCGAAGCAGGGCCAAACGCCGATGCTGTTGGCGGTCGATAACGAAATCGCCGGAATTGTCGCGGTGGCCGATCCGATTAAAAAAGATTCCGAACAAGCGATTAAACAGCTTAAAGAGCAAGGCATACGCATTATTATGGTGACCGGCGATAACGAAGTTACGGCAAAAGCAATTGCCGGTCAGGCCGGTATTTCCGAAGTTAGGGCGCAAGTGTTGCCGCAGGACAAAGCCGCCGTCGTCAAGGAATTACAAGAGAGAGGAGAAAAGGTCGGCATGGTCGGTGACGGCATTAACGATGCGCCGGCTCTGGCGCAAGCCGATGTCGGTATCGCGATCGGTACCGGCACCGATGTCGCGATTGAAAGTGCGGATGTCGTGATTTTACAAGGTTCATTGATGAAAGTGCCCGAAGCCATCGAATTGTCCAAGGCGACAGTCATCAATATTAAACAAAATTTGTTGGGCGCGTTTTTTTATAACACAATCAGTATTCCGGTCGCGGCCGGCTTGTTGTATCCGTTGTTCGGTATTTTATTGAACCCGATGATTGCTGGTGCCGCGATGGCAATGTCGTCGGTCACTGTTGTGATGAATGCCAACCGGCTTCGGTGGGTGAAATTAGGAGGAAGGTGATGAATAATTTATTTAAGCTTATTTTTTGTGCGGCCATTGTGTCGGTAGTCGTGGCTTGCGGTGATTCTTCCAGTAGCGCGAAACAAGTCGGGATCAGCTCTACGCATGTTATTGAGGGCACCGTGACCGATCGAGACGAATTGATTGTTAGTGGAAAAATTCTCGCGAAGGACAAAAATGGATCGACGATTGCTACTGCCGAACCCGATCAAGAAGCCCACTATTCGATAGCATTGCCGCCTGGATCCGCTTATCCGGTGACGCTCGAGATTGCCGTAGACGAGAATACATT
It includes:
- a CDS encoding heavy metal translocating P-type ATPase codes for the protein MSTQNESEMTMPELRLSILGMRCAGCVGAVETALAEVEGVAEVSVNFADHSAQVKGDADPDALTKAVKAAGYDAAVMEGLDEDPSEQEELELKRYRSLMKKAAAAAALGIPLMLGDHFNWLPEIGSEAGQWFWPQLSLMTLGILIYSGWHFYSGAIKSLSHGQANMDTLIALGTGSAWLYSSIVIDYSDALPSLAKHAYFEAAVIILAFINLGSGLETLARGKTSGAIRQLIGLQPRTARVIREGKEIDIPIHDVGLGEILRVRPGEKIPVDGTVTEGHSSVDESMLTGEPLPVEKTEGSSVAAGTMNQKGSFIFKATRIGRDTALAQIIKSVRQAQGSKPDIARLADRISSIFVPAVVALSVLTFLIWLGFGPEPSLGYAFVTSMTVLVIACPCALGLATPISVMVSVGRAAQMGILIRNGEALQTAGKMTCVILDKTGTVTEGKPSVSTIEAVNGFSEEQVLQITASIESGSEHPLAGAILAEAERRGIKPSRARRFQAVAGHGVCAEIDKRQVYFGNTALMAQKDVDCAAYSEPMQALSKQGQTPMLLAVDNEIAGIVAVADPIKKDSEQAIKQLKEQGIRIIMVTGDNEVTAKAIAGQAGISEVRAQVLPQDKAAVVKELQERGEKVGMVGDGINDAPALAQADVGIAIGTGTDVAIESADVVILQGSLMKVPEAIELSKATVINIKQNLLGAFFYNTISIPVAAGLLYPLFGILLNPMIAGAAMAMSSVTVVMNANRLRWVKLGGR